In a single window of the Papaver somniferum cultivar HN1 chromosome 8, ASM357369v1, whole genome shotgun sequence genome:
- the LOC113302059 gene encoding probable ascorbate-specific transmembrane electron transporter 1 yields MGLTVRAKPFTFVSHVLGVIAAIMVLIWCIHFRGGLAFSSTNKNLIFNIHPVLMLIGFIILGGEAIISYKALPWRKEVKKKIHLVLHAIALVLGIIGIYAAFKFHNESGIANLYSLHSWIGIGVICLYGIQWIFGFVVFFYPGGSTTVRADSLPWHALFGMFVYVLALCTAALGFLEKLTFLENAGIDKYGSEAFLVNFTAIVTVLYGTFVILSAVSPHEAVDDFSYAAI; encoded by the exons ATGGGTTTGACAGTAAGAGCTAAACCCTTTACGTTTGTATCCCATGTATTGGGAGTCATAGCAGCGATTATGGTTCTAATTTGGTGTATTCACTTCAGAGGGGGTTTGGCtttttcttccaccaacaaaaatCTCATCTTCAAT ATTCATCCAGTGCTCATGCtaattgggttcataatcttagGAGGAGAAG CAATAATAAGTTATAAAGCTCTTCCATGGAGgaaagaagtgaagaaaaaaattcaTCTAGTCCTTCACGCCATCGCCTTAGTTCTTGGCATCATCGGAATCTATGCTGCATTCAAGTTTCATAACGAGAGCGGAATCGCCAATTTGTATAGTTTGCATTCGTGGATTGGCATAGGTGTTATTTGTCTATACGGAATCCAG TGGATTTTTGGGTTCGTGGTGTTCTTCTATCCCGGAGGGTCAACCACTGTAAGGGCTGATTCACTTCCATGGCACGCACTTTTCGGAATGTTCGTTTACGTATTGGCACTATGTACAGCTGCATTAGGCTTTCTGGAAAAACTCACATTCCTTGAAAACGCAGGCATTGACAAATACGGATCCGAAGCATTCCTTGTCAATTTCACGGCCATTGTTACTGTATTATATGGTacttttgtgattttatctgcTGTTTCTCCACACGAAGCCGTAGATGATTTCAGTTATGCAGCAATATGA